TATGGGAGAAATTGATGAAACATGAACGGATTACCCTGCGCGGAGCGCAGATCGCCGCGCTCTCGGCAGCATTGTTTTTCTCGGGCAGCGCCGCGGCGCAGCAGAAATTCGTGACGATCGGCACCGGCGGCGTCACCGGCGTCTATTATGCCGCGGGCGGCGCCATCTGCCGGCTTTTGAACAAGGACCGCAAGACGCACGGCATCCGCTGTTCGGTCGAATCCACCGGCGGATCGGCGTTCAACGTGAACACTATCAAGGAGGGCGAGCTCGATTTCGGCATGGCGCAGTCCGATGTGCAGTACAACGCTTTCAAGGGCGATGAGGCGTTCAAGGAAGGCGGCGCGCATGCCGACCTCAGGGCGGTCTTCTCGATTCATCCGGAGCCGTTCACGGTGCTGGCGCATCCGAATGCCGGCGTGACGAAGTTCGAGGACTTCAAGGGCAAGCGCTTCAATGTCGGCAATCCCGGTTCCGGAACGCGCGCCTCCATGGAGCGCCTGCTCGGCGCCATGGGCTGGACGCTCGCAGACTTCTCGCTCGCATCCGAACTCAAGGCGGACGAGCATGGCCCGGCGCTTTGCGACGGCAAGATCGACGGCTTCTTCTACGGCGTGGGGCATCCCTCTGCCAATATTCAGGATCCGACGACGACCTGCGCGGCGAAGCTGGTGCCGCTGACCGGCGAAGTCGTCGACAAGCTGGTCGCCGACAATCCCTATTACGCCAAGGCGACCATTCCGGGCGGCCTCTACAACAACAATCCGGAAGACACGGAAACCTTCGGCGTTCTGGCGACACTGGTCACCTCCGCCAATGTTCCGGAAGAGAGCGTCTACGCGCTGACGAAAGCGGTTTTCGAGAATTTCGACGAGTTCAAGTCGCTGCACCCGGCTTTCGCCAATCTCGAGCCCGCCAAGATGATCAAGGACGGCCTCTCTGCACCACTGCATCCGGGTGCGGAAAAATATTACAAGGAAAAGGGCTGGCTGAAGTAAGCTTCGCGTTCTGACGTCTACCGGCGGGCCAAAGGCGGCTCGCCGGCAATATCGGCATGGGAGGGTGTCACGAGCGAACTTCAAGAACGGCAGGTCGATGTCGACCTCGAGCAACTGGTCGCCGAAGCGGATACCGGCGGACGCAACGCCAAAGGATTGACCGGGCAGATCTTGCTCTGCACCGCTGTGGCATGGTCGCTGTTCCAGCTCTGGTACGCGTCTCCCCTGCCCTTCGTCTTCGGCTTCGGCATTCTCAACGATACCGAAGCCCGCGCCATCCATCTCGGTTTCGCGCTGTTCCTGACCTTCCTTGCCTATCCCGCACTGAAAA
The genomic region above belongs to Sinorhizobium meliloti and contains:
- a CDS encoding TAXI family TRAP transporter solute-binding subunit — translated: MKHERITLRGAQIAALSAALFFSGSAAAQQKFVTIGTGGVTGVYYAAGGAICRLLNKDRKTHGIRCSVESTGGSAFNVNTIKEGELDFGMAQSDVQYNAFKGDEAFKEGGAHADLRAVFSIHPEPFTVLAHPNAGVTKFEDFKGKRFNVGNPGSGTRASMERLLGAMGWTLADFSLASELKADEHGPALCDGKIDGFFYGVGHPSANIQDPTTTCAAKLVPLTGEVVDKLVADNPYYAKATIPGGLYNNNPEDTETFGVLATLVTSANVPEESVYALTKAVFENFDEFKSLHPAFANLEPAKMIKDGLSAPLHPGAEKYYKEKGWLK